CTCTTCTCTGCGTCTTGGTGCCTGCTGGCCTTGGGGTAGTGGTGTTGTACTGGTGACCGCAGCTCACTGCGAAGACTGGGCAAATATATTTTcgtgctttgtctttttttaagtgaCATCTCCACACTTAAGCGTTTTGATTTgaaaatttcttatttttgttttgttctttttgcctCTGAAGATGTGGTAACGTGAACTGGGCCAGAAGATCGGAGTGCAACATGTGTAATACCCCAAAGTACGCGAAATTGGAGGAAAGGACAGGTAAGATGtatatggttttaaaataaactacTGTAAGAAAACTGATTTCTATAAATTGCAATCTAATCTAATTAAAGGGATAGTAATTTAATTGAAGGGATTGTTTTCACAGCAGAACTAGCAAAGCTGAATGATCTTCCATATGTAAATAGATATTACTTTAGTAGTGTGTAAAGTATGTGATAGTTTCATCTGCAAAGTCAATGAATATTCAGCTTAAACTGCCTCTGTATGTGGTTTTGATATGAAGATATTTGGAAGGAGTAATGCAATGTTTTATTAAACTCCAGAAGATCGAGCGTATCCGTAGTGCCAACCTACAGAGGGCTCAGCAGTCACAAGAGCAGTGTGTGAAGGCTGAATCGATTAGACCGTTATCTCTTGatgaggtttggggtttggtcACGCTGTGAGGCAGTTGAAGTTCCTCCTGCATTAACGATGAACCCAGTGGTAACCAGAACAGAGGATGTCCTCGCAGTGCGGTTGTAACTGTGATGCTGTTACCACTGCAGGTGGGATCAGGCAGAGAATTTAATGCATGGAGCGTAACACTGATGCCTGTAAAAAAAGAAGCGTGCAGAAGAGCACAGCGTTTAttattcaaaaggaaaaagagtgTTTTTAATAGTATTATTTAATATGACAAGATTATTAAAGAATAATATTTACTTGTATTTCTTGTttataattaaataattttagtatttatttatttttaagttctgGTGTCCCTCAGAGGAAATTTACaatctgtcctggtttcagctgggatggagttaatttccttcccagtagctgctttgttttggatttagtaccagaagaatgttggtaacactgatgtttttaggtGTTGCTACGAAATgagggactttttccagtttctcgtgTTCAGCTAGCGGCgggtgtgcgggagctgggagggagcgcagccaggcagctagcccaagctggccgatggaaatattccataccgtggaTGTCATGCACAGTTTGTGAAGGGgcgttggccggggggcaggagtATCCtcttttttctgggagtttggtcttttttgggagttctgTGAAATCCACGAGTTCTGTGTTGTGCAGTCGCTGCTCTGACACTGGCTGCAAATCGGTCATCAGGCGGTCAGAAAAAAGTTGTATTGtctatagcttgttttgcattattgttgttattatcatcatcatcattattaatACTGTTTCCTTTGTTGCCTGATTAAAcggtctttatctcagcccctgagtttccccttttgtccattctcctccctgtcccactgtggggaagggaaggggtgggcgagcggctgtctgctcctagttgccagctgccgggcaGAGTCTTGTGGAGGACACCTAGCACGTTGCGCACGCTGGCAGTAAATTACAGAGTTAGCTGAAATTAAAATGAGCTGTTTAAGTTTTCCACTGACATGATAAAAAGGAATAGAAAGATTCTTAAGGGAAATCTCGGCAGTTGTACAGTTTTGTGCAGCTGCGGGATGCCTTTATTCCTGTTGCTCCCTGAGGATATCTGTACAGCTTTATGTCTCAGAATAATTGCAGTATGGGAGCAGAGACTGGCATGCCCAGAAAACACCGAGGAGGTTTCTTGGTCTTCGAGGACAGTAGCCTTTGGTCTCGCCCCTCGGAGATAGTCTTGTGTTTATCCACACCAAAGCAACTGTCCGGCACTGCAGCCCGGCCAGAGCTCTTCTGGGAAGCTGGGTGTCTGCTGGGCTATAATcctgatttatttattatttttatttatttgtctgtctgtcttttaaaCACTGTTGCTTCCTTGTTGTTTATGTGTCTTAATCCAGTTTGTCAATTAGGTTTCTCAGGAACTATGAACGTGTGCGGGAACAACTCGTGTTCCCCTTGAGATCATACTACGTTCTTACGGTGTTTATTTATAAATCTACTGACGGCTTCCAGAACCTCTGTGAAAGTTTAGAATAAACTTTGTGCTTAATGTAGCTGAGTTTTGTGCAGCTCAAGAGATGTCTTGTTTTACCACTTTTTAAAGGATACGGAGGAGGATTTAATGAACGAGAGAACGTGGAATATATAGAACGCGAAGAATCAGACGGGGAGTACGATGAGGTACGGTGAGGTGCATGTGTTCCTCTGGAGAGACACGTCGTTGTGTGATTCGCATTTCGGAGACGTACATGTGCGTTTGGTTTCCTGACGGGGAGAAGCGCTAATCAGAAATACACTGTGATGCGTCTCTGTCAAGTGCTCAAGTGTAAAAGTTCTGAACTGAACGTGGATGCATCTGTTTGGCTTTTTGGGGTGTAAAAACTAAGAATGAGTTCAAATCAAGCTGGTATAAGCTGAGTTTGTTAAACTTCTTAAGGAGCTGGCTTCAGGGTCATGCATGTTGTTTTCAGCCAGATGTTCAACATTGTTTTATAAAGATATCCCATAGACACAGATACAAAATACAGTGGTGTTAAATTCAGATTTCCACTAATCTTGCCTGTGGGTACTAATTGTATCTAAGACAAGCATCTCTTTGGAAAGTTTCTTGTTGCTAATTGATGTTTCCTGATACTTGCCTTTCCCTTTGAGCAGTATCTTATTTGAAGTTCATGTATACTTATTTTCTCATAGAAGTTGTATCAAACAATACAGTTGGAAATTACTTTTGATTAAATCCTGTTCTAATGCAATAAAAATTCTTAGTTTGGACGCAAAAAGAAAAAGTACAGAGGGAAGCCGGTTGGTCCTGCGTCTATCCTGAAGGAAGTAGAAGATAAGGAATCTGAAGGGGaagatgaggaggatgaggatgaagaTCTCTCCAAATATAAATTGGATGAGGTAgcatgttttgctttggttttttcctAGCGACTGTTTTTTAATCATTACTGTAGTGCTGTTTAGTAGAGGTAGGTAGGGTTTGGTCTGGATTTTAGCTGCCTTTAGAGCAACGTAGAGGGGTAGCTGTCAGAATAATGGTGCCTACGGTTTCTGTAAAGTATGTGTGTGGGCTCTGTTTTGTTCTAAATGCCTGTATTCaaagatgtttggtttttttttttaaactagaaattTGTAAGCTTATCTGAGATCAGAATCAAAAAATCTGATGTCTTTATTTGGAACATTTATCTATGGTCACCATGTAAAGGGAGTGTTCTTGAGTTTTATTCTTAGCTTTAAAACCAcgtcagatttattttttataaaatggagtaaaatattcatattttttcgGCCTTCCTGAAATACATGGGTTGTCCACATCTTGGGACAGCAGTCCTGCAGAGACGTGCGCGTATGCTGATTTTTCACACAGCAGTCACCAAATTCTGCCTATGAAACGTGTCTCTACAGAATTACATTATGGTTATAGCTTTTGAGGCTGAAAATTCTTCAAGGCACTTGTTTAAAGTAACTGTTAAAAATGAATGCCTGTGTTTTTATTAACTTTGTTACATAACAGAAGATGGGACTTCAGGTGGatttttgcaggctttttttagtttgctttgaAACACAAATGCTCACTCACCCTTTACTCTTAAAATTTTTGGATCCCATTAAATGCATTAACAGCAGCGTTTTCAAAGGCTGAAAAAAGTGCAAAACAAATCATAGAATAAGTAAAAAAAACACTAGTTGAAGAAAACAAtcaaaatatttaagtattttttcatAATCTACATTTTTCCAGGATGAGGATGAAGATGATGCTGACCTTTCAAAATATAATCTTGATGCCAGTGAAGAAGAGGACactaataagaaaaagaaatccaataGGCGCAGTCGTTCTAAGTCTCGATCTTCCCACTCGCGATCTTCATCGCGCTCATCCTCTCATTCAAGCTCAAGGTCTAGGTCCAGGTAAACGGGTACAGGTCAAGGGTAACGCCAGGCAAAATGTCAGTATCTAacttctttatttacttttttttcttgactgcCTTACAGTTGTAGTTAAATAATGTTAACAATTTTATGTACAGAATTTACATAGATCGGTAATGTTCTGTTCTGACCTTCTGCGGATCCTCAGCAGGGAGCCTTCATATGTCTTGTTGCTTGTTTTAGTAAATTTAAGTTGATCTTTCAATCGAGTCCttcaatgaaaatttaaaatgcaacttATTTTCAATGTTACTTTTAGGCTCATTGTCCCTATGTGATTCAGTGGGTGAACTTCTTCTAGCAGTGTTGAGTTGTTgaagagagaagcagaagggTGGTATTGTGGAagtgggaggaggtggcagaagAGGGCAGTGATGATGCAGTCCAGACAGAGTCAGTGAAAGGACAGAGTGGAAAATAGCCTGGAGATAAAGACAAGAAACTTGAACTTAGTTTGGTGGCAAGTGGCAAAGCTTTAACTACGGTGGCAGTGTTGTCAGAATAACACTAAAGGTACGGGGCCACAAAAAAAGTCTCCTGGGGAGATTTAAGATCTCACGTTATTATTTAGATTGGGTAATATGTGAACAATTCAATAAACGTGATATAAATTGTGTTGCAGCTTTTTAGCTGACTTACAACTGATACAAGGATGGTACTGATGGGTTTAAGACCTCAAATTGGTACTAGCTCATACGGTTACGGATGAAGCTCATCTACGTAAAGTTCAAGTTTCTTCTAGTCTTCCTCGCTGCGTAACTGCACCTCTCTGCTCTCACCACTGTGATCACTGCCCAGATTCTTCAGACCCTCGCACTAACCACATGCCAGCCACTGTCTCCGTTTTGTCTTTCTCCCCATTGCTGTCATGCTTTTTCTTCATGCTGCCTCTTCTATGAAAAATTACGTTCTTCGCCATGCCTACTCTcagcctccctgctcctccagatcacagaatcacagaatagtaggggctggaagggacctctgtgggtcacctagtccaacccccctgccgaagcagggtcacctacagcaggctgcacaggatcttgtccaggcggggctggaatatctccagagaaggagactccacagcctccctgggcagcctgggccagggctccgtcaccctcagagggaagaagttcttcctcatgttcagacagaacttcctgtgcctcagtttgtgcccattgccccttgtcttgccGTCTAGAGACGTGTATTTGCCACGTGGCTCCAAGGAGGAGCACTTAGTGGGTAATAGTGACTAAGCTGACCGGCCGTCAGCGGTTTTTGTAAACGAAGCGAGGTGTGGAGCAAGGTCTTTGAGGGAGTGGCTGTATTGTCCTGCGTGAGGGTGGTGTGCGGCCAGCGTGGCCTGCAGCGGAGTGCAGTTCTTAGGTGTAGGGGTGGGAAGGTCAGAGTAAACACAACTCCTTCATCTGGCCATAACTTTGTTCGTTAATTCACAAACGTTAACAGTGAAGTAAAAAGTAGGGTGTCATAACTGAAATTCGTTAGGGATCTTTCAACTTTGTGGTGCTCCTTTTGCTTCTAGCTACAGATAATTAATTGGAAATACCAGTTGCCATTTGTGGATacttctttgtgttttttaaaaaggtttaaatgtattttctagtTAGCGTGTGTTCATACTGCCTTTGATTTTGCACAGTAAAATGAGACAGACATGGTAACAATATAAACTGGGAGACTGATAGCGTGTATAAtgtatttttcctgaaaagtttATTAGAATTTGATTGCAATGCCTTCTTCTTACAGTGGTTACTGCAAGTCCGCTACCATTTTTACGTATCTCTTGTGGTTTGTGCTTTAAAGAAAATCCATCAACGTGAAACaattgaaaattaattttgaaaataattttgtctaGTTACACGTAGTGTTAGATATGTCCGTATTTTAGCCAAGAATTAACTACTTAATTTTTAATACAGGGGAAAATCTTTATGAAAACTTGAAACTGCTTACAGAATGCTTGTGAGAACTGACTTGGGGAAAGTTTGAGCTACCTAGTCCTCATACTCTTACCTGCTCTGCTTCCCAGAGAAACTGATGGCTTTCCAGTTAAGGCATTGATTTTGTGAAATAGTTAATAGATATGCAGTTGTTTCACTTTGCCAGATAACTGCAATCATGTTtaatttttgtgctttgttttaggAAACTTCATAAAAAGCTGACTTTATAAGTTTTTTAATGCACCATCTTACTGTGTTAAAGTTTCTGTCTTAAAATGCTCTGTGGTGATACTGCGGGAGTAGGAGGAAATTGTCGCTTTGTTAGTGACTCTAGGCCAAATTGTGTTGCTGCATCGTTGTCTCTGCTGCTAAGAGTAGCAGTTATTCTGCTAAACACAAGTCAGacgctggaaaaaaaatcttccatgttGTTTCAGGTCCCATTCAAGAAGTTCTTCCAGTTCCAGATCAAGATCTCGTTCCAGTTCCAGAGAACACTCTAGATCTCGTGGGTCGAAATCAAGGTGAATGAGGTAGCACTCTCTccttgcagagagagaaagggcaGAAGAACCAACCGCTTGTTGTTCTCATCATTTAAATTGTGCCGGTCAAAAAACATTAACTCGTTGTTATCTTGGAAGTCAGAATGCCTGGGGTCGCTGCACGAGGTTATTGCCACTACAGATGTGTTTCTTGAGAATGCGAGGTTGTGGTTGAAGAGTGTAAGTCTGATCTAAGCTAGAGGAGTGGACGCCACAGATCTTCACTCTGAAGGAAGAAGAATTTGAATGCATGTTTACTTGCTTCAGTaatttttgctggttttactGTTTCTACTTTGGCTACTTGATGTGGAAGAACATTAGGAAATACGCTATGCTCCTGGTTTTGTGTCTAGCGATAAAGTATCTGACTTCCACTAGATAGTGCTGCCATGATCTTTAAAAATGTGGGGGGAATGTATAAAAATGTTGATAGTAAGTTATGCGAGAAGCTGACAGGAGTTTGAGCTAGCTGACGTTTTCTGCGTAACAGTTACTGAACTGTGCAGGGGAGAGTAACAAAAGTGTTAAAAAAGGTTTCTTGAGGGATCCCTGCGCAGGCATCCCGTTGGCAGGACTTTCCTTTTGCGATGGACTGAAGAATTGCCCCATCTCCATGCACGCAGAGCATCTTAAAACTGTAAATGAGGAAGTGTGAGTTGGGAAGACCGATCACAAGTGGTGCCACCGCCCTTTGGTGGCAGAAACGTGCTGTGGAGTATCACATGAGGGCCAGCGCGAGATGGAATCCATGCTtgtaggaggagaaaaagggtGCCTGTGCCCCCCTAGAAGCTGAAGATGCTCGTCAGCTGAGCTGGGTTACTCGCTTGGGCCGCACGGCATCCACCGAGCGTCCTCGGTGCGTTAGCTTGTCTGAAACAGGACTGCTTGATTATTTGCAGTGAGAACgtccgtgattctgtgaaccctGCAAACACTTTGCCAGCAACATACactgtggtggtggggttttttaaatatccggctcactgaaaaaaaaatcctgttaggtgtttttaaataactttgGAACTACAGTTTAGGACTTCCTAGCTCTCTTACTTTTTCCACAagtgtgttttttcttgttttttttagaTAACTAAAGTGATTTTTGAGTGATTGTAAGTGAAGAtcgttaattttttatttttaaatgccaaaatgactgtgttttaaaatgagtctttttaattattttggttGTGGAAGGTGTTACTCAACTAAAATTTATTTTGATATGTGTAAATGTACCTTCGGAGAGTTTTTACTGTTCTAGTAAGACGAATGCTACTTTACAAATTTCCAGTGTGAAATACCCATTCCTATGAAGTGAAACGTTGTTAAATCAGCATTCCATCTGCAGTTTTCAAGCCATGTGGTTTCGTGAGTTGTAATTACTGAGGAAGGTCCTTACATAGGCTACTTCCTGGCCCAGTCTCCCATCGCTGCTTTGTCAGAATGCGCCATTCTGGTGAATGCTGGAAAGAGGTTTCCAAACCGTTGGTGGTCTGTGTGTCAAGAAACACTATTTAGCAGAATTTATTAAGAGAACTGCCGCAGCAGTAGAAGTCTTTTGGCAGATAACTAAGGAGTAAGTATGGAAGCACCCACAAATTTATTTGACAAAAGC
This sequence is a window from Opisthocomus hoazin isolate bOpiHoa1 chromosome 6, bOpiHoa1.hap1, whole genome shotgun sequence. Protein-coding genes within it:
- the ZRANB2 gene encoding zinc finger Ran-binding domain-containing protein 2 isoform X2; its protein translation is MMKAGGTEIGKTLAEKSRGLFSANDWQCKTCGNVNWARRSECNMCNTPKYAKLEERTGYGGGFNERENVEYIEREESDGEYDEFGRKKKKYRGKPVGPASILKEVEDKESEGEDEEDEDEDLSKYKLDEDEDEDDADLSKYNLDASEEEDTNKKKKSNRRSRSKSRSSHSRSSSRSSSHSSSRSRSRSHSRSSSSSRSRSRSSSREHSRSRGSKSRSSSRSYRGSSTPRKRSYSSSRSSSSPERSKKRSRSRSSSSGDRKKRRSRSRSPERRRRSSSGSSHSGSRTSSKKK
- the ZRANB2 gene encoding zinc finger Ran-binding domain-containing protein 2 isoform X1, with product MSTKNFRVSDGDWICPDKKCGNVNFARRTSCNRCGREKTTEAKMMKAGGTEIGKTLAEKSRGLFSANDWQCKTCGNVNWARRSECNMCNTPKYAKLEERTGYGGGFNERENVEYIEREESDGEYDEFGRKKKKYRGKPVGPASILKEVEDKESEGEDEEDEDEDLSKYKLDEDEDEDDADLSKYNLDASEEEDTNKKKKSNRRSRSKSRSSHSRSSSRSSSHSSSRSRSRSHSRSSSSSRSRSRSSSREHSRSRGSKSRSSSRSYRGSSTPRKRSYSSSRSSSSPERSKKRSRSRSSSSGDRKKRRSRSRSPERRRRSSSGSSHSGSRTSSKKK